One Tamlana carrageenivorans genomic region harbors:
- a CDS encoding DUF6577 family protein: MSKIIDRQISKHFKGKGHFDRDSLSSFLTDLDPEITESVLTWRIHDLVKRKVIDQVKLGVYIISDKVAYIPFVSDKLARLSKIIAKEFDELDYCLWSTEWLNDFTRHQLGTFFYILEVEKDFVEEVFNAYSESKQYRVYLDPKEDIMERYVESEISIIIKPLISRSPKQKVAAKEKSKDKIYVPTIEKILIDVYSDAVTFYAIQGSEMDTLFENALKRYQINFTKLISYARRRNKEEQIKSYLENNFGDFVKDILE; the protein is encoded by the coding sequence ATGTCTAAAATCATTGACCGTCAAATATCGAAGCATTTCAAAGGCAAAGGGCATTTCGACCGAGATTCCCTCAGTTCCTTTTTAACTGATTTGGATCCGGAAATCACAGAAAGTGTTTTAACTTGGAGAATACATGATTTGGTGAAACGCAAAGTGATTGACCAAGTGAAGTTAGGCGTTTACATTATTTCTGACAAAGTAGCTTACATACCATTTGTATCAGATAAACTGGCTCGATTATCCAAGATTATAGCCAAAGAGTTTGATGAGTTGGATTACTGCCTTTGGAGTACAGAATGGCTTAATGATTTTACCCGACATCAATTGGGAACCTTCTTTTATATACTGGAGGTTGAAAAGGATTTTGTAGAGGAAGTATTCAATGCGTATTCCGAATCCAAACAGTACCGCGTGTACCTCGATCCCAAAGAGGACATCATGGAAAGATATGTGGAAAGTGAAATTTCCATCATTATCAAACCACTTATCAGCCGTTCACCAAAACAGAAAGTCGCAGCAAAGGAGAAATCAAAGGATAAAATCTATGTACCGACCATAGAGAAAATACTAATTGATGTGTATAGCGATGCCGTAACCTTCTATGCCATTCAGGGAAGTGAAATGGATACGCTGTTTGAAAATGCCTTAAAACGCTATCAAATAAACTTCACCAAACTTATTAGCTACGCTAGAAGAAGAAATAAAGAAGAACAAATTAAAAGTTACTTAGAGAACAACTTTGGTGACTTTGTTAAAGATATTTTAGAATGA